A region of Stegostoma tigrinum isolate sSteTig4 chromosome 3, sSteTig4.hap1, whole genome shotgun sequence DNA encodes the following proteins:
- the LOC125451022 gene encoding storkhead-box protein 2-like isoform X6, giving the protein MSPISQSQFIPLGEILCLAISAMNASRKPVTQEALMEHLATCFPGVPTPSQEILRHTLNMLVRERKIYPTPDGYFIVTPQTYFITPSLIRTNSKWYHLDERIPDRSRCTSPQLGTITPSNSGCLRDRAHHRNHCDSCNCFREEFHNHSSTLQKRSTKECKDSYCPPSFSQMPVTQTEKSRSTVNCSYKTETLPKPKDGEKQSKKFGLKLFRLSFKKDKSKQLVNFSAQFPPEEWPLRDEDNPTSIPREVEQEIIKRINPDLTVENVMKHTALMKKLEEDKAHRNKAGSSAQHSGKSKKSRSHKKSHGKSRSHSKSRAPKGEQSEDTHLDVTESREYEFYDPITRSPCEKSTTIEMKGDNGFSSHDKMNVVESHFPVTPEWDVSGDLYKRRMDSRFHEHSRESLQSKVHRSHSHTQDRKSRTDRTSKAKERSRSVDNSNRLLGATLSGTAEEMQECSLDESQSNNNKLRSSKLLGHHRPGLSSHSNHITEPSIPECVNIDDTATYSEACNPLEHTRLGDGLPKNDEPNCATDAKTDYFQCNAPKETLQAVSSPSAKCNDERLFKDYDTLTLSDGVKKLSPLDGFLKYPPIEENVNGQLEQLSLQQKHYPETMDMNSVSLPVAGQSSTPSLPNGQVFKSQSEIQSVNHMENNYQESTLYESQHNKPSEVLHPDCENFGLTSVAQSLPVLPGQEDETGHQESSFDYYNVSDDDSEDGTNKNQEEGKSRDDGGTVQWLLEREKEKNLQRKFEKNLTLLSPKESDNSTSQKTLHSARLDSMDSSSITVDSGFNSPRTRESLASNTSSVVESNRRQNPALSPGHGGTSAFSFRKTTDPAPSEPEKLQKPMKCLASITSV; this is encoded by the exons GGGTCCCTACGCCTAGTCAAGAAATCCTTCGCCATACTTTGAACATGCTCGTTAGAGAGCGGAAAATTTACCCAACTCCTGATGGATATTTCATTGTAACTCCTCAGACTTATTTTATCACCCCTTCTCTCATTAGAACAAATAGCAAATGGTACCATCTCGATGAAAGGATACCTGACCGGTCTCGGTGTACCTCACCACAACTTGGGACTATAACTCCATCTAACTCTGGCTGCCTCCGAGACCGAGCCCATCACAGAAACCACTGTGATTCTTGCAATTGCTTCAGAGAAGAATTCCACAATCACTCATCCACTCTACAGAAAAGATCGACGAAGGAATGTAAAGATTCCTATTGCCCTCCTTCTTTCAGCCAGATGCCAGTAACCCAGACTGAGAAAAGCAGGAGTACAGTTAACTGTTCTTACAAAACTGAAACATTGCCAAAACCCAAGGATGGAGAGAAACAGTCCAAGAAGTTTGGTTTGAAATTGTTCAGATTGAGCTTTAAAAAGGACAAGTCAAAACAGTTAGTGAATTTTTCAGCCCAGTTCCCTCCTGAGGAATGGCCACTGCGTGATGAGGACAATCCAACTTCCATACCAAGGGAAGTGGAACAGGAGATAATCAAACGCATTAATCCAGACTTGACTGTGGAAAATGTCATGAAGCACACAGCGCTAATGAAGAAGTTGGAAGAAGATAAGGCCCACAGAAATAAGGCAGGATCATCTGCCCAGCACAGCGGAAAGAGCAAAAAAAGTAGAAGTCACAAAAAGTCTCACGGTAAATCCCGGTCACACAGCAAGTCCAGGGCTCCGAAAGGAGAACAATCAGAAGACACTCATCTGGATGTCACAGAATCCAGAGAATATGAGTTTTATGATCCAATTACTAGATCCCCATGTGAAAAAAGTACTACCATAGAAATGAAGGGTGATAATGGCTTTAGCTCACATGATAAAATGAACGTGGTTGAATCTCATTTTCCTGTGACCCCGGAGTGGGACGTGTCTGGTGATCTTTATAAGCGAAGGATGGACAGCCGATTTCATGAACATTCTCGGGAAAGTTTGCAATCCAAGGTTCATCGGAGCCACAGCCATACTCAAGACAGAAAATCAAGAACTGATAGGACCAGCAAAGCCAAGGAGAGGTCTAGGTCAGTGGATAATTCTAATCGACTTCTTGGCGCAACTTTGTCAGGTACAGCAGAAGAGATGCAAGAATGCAGCTTGGATGAAAGCCAGTCAAATAATAACAAATTACGTTCTTCCAAATTGCTTGGTCACCACAGACCTGGACTGTCATCGCATTCAAATCACATTACTGAGCCAAGCATACCGGAATGTGTTAATATTGATGATACAGCAACATATAGTGAAGCCTGCAATCCATTGGAACACACAAGACTTGGAGATGGTTTGCCCAAAAATGATGAACCTAACTGTGCTACCGATGCAAAAACTGATTACTTTCAATGTAATGCACCCAAGGAGACACTTCAGGCTGTGTCTTCTCCATCAGCTAAATGTAATGATGAACGTTTATTTAAAGATTATGATACTTTAACCTTGTCAGATGGTGTCAAGAAGCTCTCTCCTTTGGATGGGTTCTTGAAATACCCACCTATCGAAGAGAATGTGAATGGACAGCTTGAACAATTGTCACTACAGCAGAAGCATTATCCTGAAACAATGGATATGAACAGCGTTAGTTTGCCGGTAGCTGGGCAGTCATCTACCCCATCGTTGCCAAATGGACAAGTATTTAAATCGCAGTCAGAAATTCAATCTGTAAATCACATGGAGAATAATTATCAGGAATCCACTTTGTATGAATCACAACATAACAAACCATCAGAAGTGCTTCACCCAGACTGTGAGAACTTTGGCTTAACAAGCGTGGCACAATCATTGCCTGTTCTACCAGGGCAGGAGGATGAAACAGGACATCAGGAGTCTTCCTTTGACTATTACAATGTGTCTGATGATGACTCGGAAGATGGGACCAACAAAAACCAAGAGGAGGGTAAAAGCCGAGATGATGGTGGGACTGTGCAGTGGTTGTTAGAacgagagaaagagaaaaatctCCAGAGAAAGTTTGAGAAGAACCTAACTCTCCTGAGTCCAAAAGAGAGTGACAACAGTACCAGCCAGAAAACTTTGCATTCTGCTCGATTGGATAGCATGGACAGCAGCAGTATCACCGTAGACAGTGGATTTAATTCTCCACG TACTCGTGAAAGTCTGGCCTCTAACACTTCAAGCGTAGTAGAAAGCAACAGGCGTCAGAACCCCGCTCTTAGTCCTGGACATGGAGGCACGTCAGCATTCAGTTTCCGAAAAACTACAGATCCTGCACCAAGTGAACCTGAAAAACTGCAGAAGCCCATGAAGTGTCTAGCTTCCATTACCAGTGTTTGA
- the LOC125451022 gene encoding storkhead-box protein 2-like isoform X4 translates to MLESQERGGDVSPISMSPISQSQFIPLGEILCLAISAMNASRKPVTQEALMEHLATCFPGVPTPSQEILRHTLNMLVRERKIYPTPDGYFIVTPQTYFITPSLIRTNSKWYHLDERIPDRSRCTSPQLGTITPSNSGCLRDRAHHRNHCDSCNCFREEFHNHSSTLQKRSTKECKDSYCPPSFSQMPVTQTEKSRSTVNCSYKTETLPKPKDGEKQSKKFGLKLFRLSFKKDKSKQLVNFSAQFPPEEWPLRDEDNPTSIPREVEQEIIKRINPDLTVENVMKHTALMKKLEEDKAHRNKAGSSAQHSGKSKKSRSHKKSHGKSRSHSKSRAPKGEQSEDTHLDVTESREYEFYDPITRSPCEKSTTIEMKGDNGFSSHDKMNVVESHFPVTPEWDVSGDLYKRRMDSRFHEHSRESLQSKVHRSHSHTQDRKSRTDRTSKAKERSRSVDNSNRLLGATLSGTAEEMQECSLDESQSNNNKLRSSKLLGHHRPGLSSHSNHITEPSIPECVNIDDTATYSEACNPLEHTRLGDGLPKNDEPNCATDAKTDYFQCNAPKETLQAVSSPSAKCNDERLFKDYDTLTLSDGVKKLSPLDGFLKYPPIEENVNGQLEQLSLQQKHYPETMDMNSVSLPVAGQSSTPSLPNGQVFKSQSEIQSVNHMENNYQESTLYESQHNKPSEVLHPDCENFGLTSVAQSLPVLPGQEDETGHQESSFDYYNVSDDDSEDGTNKNQEEGKSRDDGGTVQWLLEREKEKNLQRKFEKNLTLLSPKESDNSTSQKTLHSARLDSMDSSSITVDSGFNSPRTRESLASNTSSVVESNRRQNPALSPGHGGTSAFSFRKTTDPAPSEPEKLQKPMKCLASITSV, encoded by the exons GGGTCCCTACGCCTAGTCAAGAAATCCTTCGCCATACTTTGAACATGCTCGTTAGAGAGCGGAAAATTTACCCAACTCCTGATGGATATTTCATTGTAACTCCTCAGACTTATTTTATCACCCCTTCTCTCATTAGAACAAATAGCAAATGGTACCATCTCGATGAAAGGATACCTGACCGGTCTCGGTGTACCTCACCACAACTTGGGACTATAACTCCATCTAACTCTGGCTGCCTCCGAGACCGAGCCCATCACAGAAACCACTGTGATTCTTGCAATTGCTTCAGAGAAGAATTCCACAATCACTCATCCACTCTACAGAAAAGATCGACGAAGGAATGTAAAGATTCCTATTGCCCTCCTTCTTTCAGCCAGATGCCAGTAACCCAGACTGAGAAAAGCAGGAGTACAGTTAACTGTTCTTACAAAACTGAAACATTGCCAAAACCCAAGGATGGAGAGAAACAGTCCAAGAAGTTTGGTTTGAAATTGTTCAGATTGAGCTTTAAAAAGGACAAGTCAAAACAGTTAGTGAATTTTTCAGCCCAGTTCCCTCCTGAGGAATGGCCACTGCGTGATGAGGACAATCCAACTTCCATACCAAGGGAAGTGGAACAGGAGATAATCAAACGCATTAATCCAGACTTGACTGTGGAAAATGTCATGAAGCACACAGCGCTAATGAAGAAGTTGGAAGAAGATAAGGCCCACAGAAATAAGGCAGGATCATCTGCCCAGCACAGCGGAAAGAGCAAAAAAAGTAGAAGTCACAAAAAGTCTCACGGTAAATCCCGGTCACACAGCAAGTCCAGGGCTCCGAAAGGAGAACAATCAGAAGACACTCATCTGGATGTCACAGAATCCAGAGAATATGAGTTTTATGATCCAATTACTAGATCCCCATGTGAAAAAAGTACTACCATAGAAATGAAGGGTGATAATGGCTTTAGCTCACATGATAAAATGAACGTGGTTGAATCTCATTTTCCTGTGACCCCGGAGTGGGACGTGTCTGGTGATCTTTATAAGCGAAGGATGGACAGCCGATTTCATGAACATTCTCGGGAAAGTTTGCAATCCAAGGTTCATCGGAGCCACAGCCATACTCAAGACAGAAAATCAAGAACTGATAGGACCAGCAAAGCCAAGGAGAGGTCTAGGTCAGTGGATAATTCTAATCGACTTCTTGGCGCAACTTTGTCAGGTACAGCAGAAGAGATGCAAGAATGCAGCTTGGATGAAAGCCAGTCAAATAATAACAAATTACGTTCTTCCAAATTGCTTGGTCACCACAGACCTGGACTGTCATCGCATTCAAATCACATTACTGAGCCAAGCATACCGGAATGTGTTAATATTGATGATACAGCAACATATAGTGAAGCCTGCAATCCATTGGAACACACAAGACTTGGAGATGGTTTGCCCAAAAATGATGAACCTAACTGTGCTACCGATGCAAAAACTGATTACTTTCAATGTAATGCACCCAAGGAGACACTTCAGGCTGTGTCTTCTCCATCAGCTAAATGTAATGATGAACGTTTATTTAAAGATTATGATACTTTAACCTTGTCAGATGGTGTCAAGAAGCTCTCTCCTTTGGATGGGTTCTTGAAATACCCACCTATCGAAGAGAATGTGAATGGACAGCTTGAACAATTGTCACTACAGCAGAAGCATTATCCTGAAACAATGGATATGAACAGCGTTAGTTTGCCGGTAGCTGGGCAGTCATCTACCCCATCGTTGCCAAATGGACAAGTATTTAAATCGCAGTCAGAAATTCAATCTGTAAATCACATGGAGAATAATTATCAGGAATCCACTTTGTATGAATCACAACATAACAAACCATCAGAAGTGCTTCACCCAGACTGTGAGAACTTTGGCTTAACAAGCGTGGCACAATCATTGCCTGTTCTACCAGGGCAGGAGGATGAAACAGGACATCAGGAGTCTTCCTTTGACTATTACAATGTGTCTGATGATGACTCGGAAGATGGGACCAACAAAAACCAAGAGGAGGGTAAAAGCCGAGATGATGGTGGGACTGTGCAGTGGTTGTTAGAacgagagaaagagaaaaatctCCAGAGAAAGTTTGAGAAGAACCTAACTCTCCTGAGTCCAAAAGAGAGTGACAACAGTACCAGCCAGAAAACTTTGCATTCTGCTCGATTGGATAGCATGGACAGCAGCAGTATCACCGTAGACAGTGGATTTAATTCTCCACG TACTCGTGAAAGTCTGGCCTCTAACACTTCAAGCGTAGTAGAAAGCAACAGGCGTCAGAACCCCGCTCTTAGTCCTGGACATGGAGGCACGTCAGCATTCAGTTTCCGAAAAACTACAGATCCTGCACCAAGTGAACCTGAAAAACTGCAGAAGCCCATGAAGTGTCTAGCTTCCATTACCAGTGTTTGA
- the LOC125451022 gene encoding storkhead-box protein 2-like isoform X5, protein MGHLTGDVSPISMSPISQSQFIPLGEILCLAISAMNASRKPVTQEALMEHLATCFPGVPTPSQEILRHTLNMLVRERKIYPTPDGYFIVTPQTYFITPSLIRTNSKWYHLDERIPDRSRCTSPQLGTITPSNSGCLRDRAHHRNHCDSCNCFREEFHNHSSTLQKRSTKECKDSYCPPSFSQMPVTQTEKSRSTVNCSYKTETLPKPKDGEKQSKKFGLKLFRLSFKKDKSKQLVNFSAQFPPEEWPLRDEDNPTSIPREVEQEIIKRINPDLTVENVMKHTALMKKLEEDKAHRNKAGSSAQHSGKSKKSRSHKKSHGKSRSHSKSRAPKGEQSEDTHLDVTESREYEFYDPITRSPCEKSTTIEMKGDNGFSSHDKMNVVESHFPVTPEWDVSGDLYKRRMDSRFHEHSRESLQSKVHRSHSHTQDRKSRTDRTSKAKERSRSVDNSNRLLGATLSGTAEEMQECSLDESQSNNNKLRSSKLLGHHRPGLSSHSNHITEPSIPECVNIDDTATYSEACNPLEHTRLGDGLPKNDEPNCATDAKTDYFQCNAPKETLQAVSSPSAKCNDERLFKDYDTLTLSDGVKKLSPLDGFLKYPPIEENVNGQLEQLSLQQKHYPETMDMNSVSLPVAGQSSTPSLPNGQVFKSQSEIQSVNHMENNYQESTLYESQHNKPSEVLHPDCENFGLTSVAQSLPVLPGQEDETGHQESSFDYYNVSDDDSEDGTNKNQEEGKSRDDGGTVQWLLEREKEKNLQRKFEKNLTLLSPKESDNSTSQKTLHSARLDSMDSSSITVDSGFNSPRTRESLASNTSSVVESNRRQNPALSPGHGGTSAFSFRKTTDPAPSEPEKLQKPMKCLASITSV, encoded by the exons GGGTCCCTACGCCTAGTCAAGAAATCCTTCGCCATACTTTGAACATGCTCGTTAGAGAGCGGAAAATTTACCCAACTCCTGATGGATATTTCATTGTAACTCCTCAGACTTATTTTATCACCCCTTCTCTCATTAGAACAAATAGCAAATGGTACCATCTCGATGAAAGGATACCTGACCGGTCTCGGTGTACCTCACCACAACTTGGGACTATAACTCCATCTAACTCTGGCTGCCTCCGAGACCGAGCCCATCACAGAAACCACTGTGATTCTTGCAATTGCTTCAGAGAAGAATTCCACAATCACTCATCCACTCTACAGAAAAGATCGACGAAGGAATGTAAAGATTCCTATTGCCCTCCTTCTTTCAGCCAGATGCCAGTAACCCAGACTGAGAAAAGCAGGAGTACAGTTAACTGTTCTTACAAAACTGAAACATTGCCAAAACCCAAGGATGGAGAGAAACAGTCCAAGAAGTTTGGTTTGAAATTGTTCAGATTGAGCTTTAAAAAGGACAAGTCAAAACAGTTAGTGAATTTTTCAGCCCAGTTCCCTCCTGAGGAATGGCCACTGCGTGATGAGGACAATCCAACTTCCATACCAAGGGAAGTGGAACAGGAGATAATCAAACGCATTAATCCAGACTTGACTGTGGAAAATGTCATGAAGCACACAGCGCTAATGAAGAAGTTGGAAGAAGATAAGGCCCACAGAAATAAGGCAGGATCATCTGCCCAGCACAGCGGAAAGAGCAAAAAAAGTAGAAGTCACAAAAAGTCTCACGGTAAATCCCGGTCACACAGCAAGTCCAGGGCTCCGAAAGGAGAACAATCAGAAGACACTCATCTGGATGTCACAGAATCCAGAGAATATGAGTTTTATGATCCAATTACTAGATCCCCATGTGAAAAAAGTACTACCATAGAAATGAAGGGTGATAATGGCTTTAGCTCACATGATAAAATGAACGTGGTTGAATCTCATTTTCCTGTGACCCCGGAGTGGGACGTGTCTGGTGATCTTTATAAGCGAAGGATGGACAGCCGATTTCATGAACATTCTCGGGAAAGTTTGCAATCCAAGGTTCATCGGAGCCACAGCCATACTCAAGACAGAAAATCAAGAACTGATAGGACCAGCAAAGCCAAGGAGAGGTCTAGGTCAGTGGATAATTCTAATCGACTTCTTGGCGCAACTTTGTCAGGTACAGCAGAAGAGATGCAAGAATGCAGCTTGGATGAAAGCCAGTCAAATAATAACAAATTACGTTCTTCCAAATTGCTTGGTCACCACAGACCTGGACTGTCATCGCATTCAAATCACATTACTGAGCCAAGCATACCGGAATGTGTTAATATTGATGATACAGCAACATATAGTGAAGCCTGCAATCCATTGGAACACACAAGACTTGGAGATGGTTTGCCCAAAAATGATGAACCTAACTGTGCTACCGATGCAAAAACTGATTACTTTCAATGTAATGCACCCAAGGAGACACTTCAGGCTGTGTCTTCTCCATCAGCTAAATGTAATGATGAACGTTTATTTAAAGATTATGATACTTTAACCTTGTCAGATGGTGTCAAGAAGCTCTCTCCTTTGGATGGGTTCTTGAAATACCCACCTATCGAAGAGAATGTGAATGGACAGCTTGAACAATTGTCACTACAGCAGAAGCATTATCCTGAAACAATGGATATGAACAGCGTTAGTTTGCCGGTAGCTGGGCAGTCATCTACCCCATCGTTGCCAAATGGACAAGTATTTAAATCGCAGTCAGAAATTCAATCTGTAAATCACATGGAGAATAATTATCAGGAATCCACTTTGTATGAATCACAACATAACAAACCATCAGAAGTGCTTCACCCAGACTGTGAGAACTTTGGCTTAACAAGCGTGGCACAATCATTGCCTGTTCTACCAGGGCAGGAGGATGAAACAGGACATCAGGAGTCTTCCTTTGACTATTACAATGTGTCTGATGATGACTCGGAAGATGGGACCAACAAAAACCAAGAGGAGGGTAAAAGCCGAGATGATGGTGGGACTGTGCAGTGGTTGTTAGAacgagagaaagagaaaaatctCCAGAGAAAGTTTGAGAAGAACCTAACTCTCCTGAGTCCAAAAGAGAGTGACAACAGTACCAGCCAGAAAACTTTGCATTCTGCTCGATTGGATAGCATGGACAGCAGCAGTATCACCGTAGACAGTGGATTTAATTCTCCACG TACTCGTGAAAGTCTGGCCTCTAACACTTCAAGCGTAGTAGAAAGCAACAGGCGTCAGAACCCCGCTCTTAGTCCTGGACATGGAGGCACGTCAGCATTCAGTTTCCGAAAAACTACAGATCCTGCACCAAGTGAACCTGAAAAACTGCAGAAGCCCATGAAGTGTCTAGCTTCCATTACCAGTGTTTGA
- the LOC125451022 gene encoding storkhead-box protein 2-like isoform X7, protein MLVRERKIYPTPDGYFIVTPQTYFITPSLIRTNSKWYHLDERIPDRSRCTSPQLGTITPSNSGCLRDRAHHRNHCDSCNCFREEFHNHSSTLQKRSTKECKDSYCPPSFSQMPVTQTEKSRSTVNCSYKTETLPKPKDGEKQSKKFGLKLFRLSFKKDKSKQLVNFSAQFPPEEWPLRDEDNPTSIPREVEQEIIKRINPDLTVENVMKHTALMKKLEEDKAHRNKAGSSAQHSGKSKKSRSHKKSHGKSRSHSKSRAPKGEQSEDTHLDVTESREYEFYDPITRSPCEKSTTIEMKGDNGFSSHDKMNVVESHFPVTPEWDVSGDLYKRRMDSRFHEHSRESLQSKVHRSHSHTQDRKSRTDRTSKAKERSRSVDNSNRLLGATLSGTAEEMQECSLDESQSNNNKLRSSKLLGHHRPGLSSHSNHITEPSIPECVNIDDTATYSEACNPLEHTRLGDGLPKNDEPNCATDAKTDYFQCNAPKETLQAVSSPSAKCNDERLFKDYDTLTLSDGVKKLSPLDGFLKYPPIEENVNGQLEQLSLQQKHYPETMDMNSVSLPVAGQSSTPSLPNGQVFKSQSEIQSVNHMENNYQESTLYESQHNKPSEVLHPDCENFGLTSVAQSLPVLPGQEDETGHQESSFDYYNVSDDDSEDGTNKNQEEGKSRDDGGTVQWLLEREKEKNLQRKFEKNLTLLSPKESDNSTSQKTLHSARLDSMDSSSITVDSGFNSPRTRESLASNTSSVVESNRRQNPALSPGHGGTSAFSFRKTTDPAPSEPEKLQKPMKCLASITSV, encoded by the exons ATGCTCGTTAGAGAGCGGAAAATTTACCCAACTCCTGATGGATATTTCATTGTAACTCCTCAGACTTATTTTATCACCCCTTCTCTCATTAGAACAAATAGCAAATGGTACCATCTCGATGAAAGGATACCTGACCGGTCTCGGTGTACCTCACCACAACTTGGGACTATAACTCCATCTAACTCTGGCTGCCTCCGAGACCGAGCCCATCACAGAAACCACTGTGATTCTTGCAATTGCTTCAGAGAAGAATTCCACAATCACTCATCCACTCTACAGAAAAGATCGACGAAGGAATGTAAAGATTCCTATTGCCCTCCTTCTTTCAGCCAGATGCCAGTAACCCAGACTGAGAAAAGCAGGAGTACAGTTAACTGTTCTTACAAAACTGAAACATTGCCAAAACCCAAGGATGGAGAGAAACAGTCCAAGAAGTTTGGTTTGAAATTGTTCAGATTGAGCTTTAAAAAGGACAAGTCAAAACAGTTAGTGAATTTTTCAGCCCAGTTCCCTCCTGAGGAATGGCCACTGCGTGATGAGGACAATCCAACTTCCATACCAAGGGAAGTGGAACAGGAGATAATCAAACGCATTAATCCAGACTTGACTGTGGAAAATGTCATGAAGCACACAGCGCTAATGAAGAAGTTGGAAGAAGATAAGGCCCACAGAAATAAGGCAGGATCATCTGCCCAGCACAGCGGAAAGAGCAAAAAAAGTAGAAGTCACAAAAAGTCTCACGGTAAATCCCGGTCACACAGCAAGTCCAGGGCTCCGAAAGGAGAACAATCAGAAGACACTCATCTGGATGTCACAGAATCCAGAGAATATGAGTTTTATGATCCAATTACTAGATCCCCATGTGAAAAAAGTACTACCATAGAAATGAAGGGTGATAATGGCTTTAGCTCACATGATAAAATGAACGTGGTTGAATCTCATTTTCCTGTGACCCCGGAGTGGGACGTGTCTGGTGATCTTTATAAGCGAAGGATGGACAGCCGATTTCATGAACATTCTCGGGAAAGTTTGCAATCCAAGGTTCATCGGAGCCACAGCCATACTCAAGACAGAAAATCAAGAACTGATAGGACCAGCAAAGCCAAGGAGAGGTCTAGGTCAGTGGATAATTCTAATCGACTTCTTGGCGCAACTTTGTCAGGTACAGCAGAAGAGATGCAAGAATGCAGCTTGGATGAAAGCCAGTCAAATAATAACAAATTACGTTCTTCCAAATTGCTTGGTCACCACAGACCTGGACTGTCATCGCATTCAAATCACATTACTGAGCCAAGCATACCGGAATGTGTTAATATTGATGATACAGCAACATATAGTGAAGCCTGCAATCCATTGGAACACACAAGACTTGGAGATGGTTTGCCCAAAAATGATGAACCTAACTGTGCTACCGATGCAAAAACTGATTACTTTCAATGTAATGCACCCAAGGAGACACTTCAGGCTGTGTCTTCTCCATCAGCTAAATGTAATGATGAACGTTTATTTAAAGATTATGATACTTTAACCTTGTCAGATGGTGTCAAGAAGCTCTCTCCTTTGGATGGGTTCTTGAAATACCCACCTATCGAAGAGAATGTGAATGGACAGCTTGAACAATTGTCACTACAGCAGAAGCATTATCCTGAAACAATGGATATGAACAGCGTTAGTTTGCCGGTAGCTGGGCAGTCATCTACCCCATCGTTGCCAAATGGACAAGTATTTAAATCGCAGTCAGAAATTCAATCTGTAAATCACATGGAGAATAATTATCAGGAATCCACTTTGTATGAATCACAACATAACAAACCATCAGAAGTGCTTCACCCAGACTGTGAGAACTTTGGCTTAACAAGCGTGGCACAATCATTGCCTGTTCTACCAGGGCAGGAGGATGAAACAGGACATCAGGAGTCTTCCTTTGACTATTACAATGTGTCTGATGATGACTCGGAAGATGGGACCAACAAAAACCAAGAGGAGGGTAAAAGCCGAGATGATGGTGGGACTGTGCAGTGGTTGTTAGAacgagagaaagagaaaaatctCCAGAGAAAGTTTGAGAAGAACCTAACTCTCCTGAGTCCAAAAGAGAGTGACAACAGTACCAGCCAGAAAACTTTGCATTCTGCTCGATTGGATAGCATGGACAGCAGCAGTATCACCGTAGACAGTGGATTTAATTCTCCACG TACTCGTGAAAGTCTGGCCTCTAACACTTCAAGCGTAGTAGAAAGCAACAGGCGTCAGAACCCCGCTCTTAGTCCTGGACATGGAGGCACGTCAGCATTCAGTTTCCGAAAAACTACAGATCCTGCACCAAGTGAACCTGAAAAACTGCAGAAGCCCATGAAGTGTCTAGCTTCCATTACCAGTGTTTGA